The following proteins are encoded in a genomic region of Elgaria multicarinata webbii isolate HBS135686 ecotype San Diego chromosome 16, rElgMul1.1.pri, whole genome shotgun sequence:
- the RPS27L gene encoding ribosomal protein eS27-like, producing MPFARDLIHPSFKEEKRKHKKKRLVQSPNSYFMDVKCPGCYKITTVFSHAQMVVPCVGCSTVLCQPTGGKARLTEGCSFRRKQH from the exons TTCGCTAGAGACTTAATTCACCCATCCTtcaaggaagaaaagagaaaacataaaaagaaacgCCTGGTGCAGAGCCCAAATTCCTACTTCATGGACGTCAAGTGTCcag gatGCTACAAGATCACCACAGTGTTCAGCCATGCCCAGATGGTAGTGCCCTGTGTCGGATGCTCGACTGTTTTGTGCCAGCcaacaggaggcaaagccaggcTCACAGAAG GCTGCTCATTTAGAAGAAAACAACACTGA